The stretch of DNA GTACCGGGACCACATCCTTGATGATCAGCAGGTTCTCGATAAAGATCGCAGCATATGAATGAACAACATTGGACTCATGTGTCAAAAACCTCACCACACTTGGTAACAATGCCAGTGCAGTGGCTTTTGGGATTTGATCCCTGAACTCCTTCAAGAACCTGAGGACAGTAGCCTTCAACATTGGCTCAGACTGCCAATCAGGGGCCTGGAGCTCAGGCACAATCACAGATGTAAAGAAGCTCTCCATGTCAACCACAGGTGTGCCACCACCAGTGGCACCAGGCTTCTGCATAAGAGCGATAACAAGGTATATTGCGGCATCCTTCTCCTTCCAGTTGTTTGCCCGATCAGCTGCATATGCAGCCAACATCTGCTGAACCTGTGCTGACACGAGTGCAGCGACATGGTCCTGGTAGTTCGCAGCAAGGCCTCTCAGCAACCGGCATGCAGCCCGTCTTAGCGTATCCGCATCGCTCCCCTCAGAGTCGCGCCTGACATATTCCACCCAGTTGCCCTCAAACAATTCCTCATCCTCATCCCGCAGCCGCAGGTTAGGCACAACAACACTATCACATATCTGCTTCATCGCCTCAGGACTCCCGAACAAGGCATGGTGCACACTCTCGGCAACTGTAGTCAAGAACCTTATTGCTGTCACAGCTAGTTGCGCGCGGGATGGCGAAGCAGTCTGCGCCGTGAGGAGCCCCCACACAGCCTCAACAAATTCCTTCAAGTATCCCCTGAACTCCTCCTCGTACTTCTCCATATAGAGCTGCAAGTTATCACAAACAGCAGCACGCAGGGCATCTGGGGCACCATCTGCCTCAACAGGCGGTGGATATGATGTGGTGAGGAAGGCACGGAACTCTGTCATCCACTGGCGCATGTTGTCCTCGAAGAACTCAGGCAGGTCGACTGAGTTAAGCGAGTAGAAGATCTCGCAGCAGAGACGAAGGCACTCAAACacggggcggagctcgagcggatTGACCGTGGTGGACGCGGCCTGAAGTCGGCGGGATGCGAACAGGAAGACCTCGAGGAGCGGGGCGGCAAAGATTTCGAGGCAGTACTTGAGGTCGAGGCGGAGGGCATTGGTGTCGAAGGCGTTGCGGAATCGGGAGAAGAGCGACGCCGCAGCGGCGAGCAAGGAATTGGTGGCGGCGACGTCCCCCGCGTTGACGGCGGTGCCGAGGGAGGATACGATGGACGGGAGAAGCGACTCCCACCTGGCGGGGAAGTCggactccgcggcggcggcaagggcctCGGAGAGCTGCGCCTGGATGAGGGGCGGGGCGgtgaggaggagctggaggaggttcGCCTTGATGATGGCGCAGTCGGAGGCGGGGAGGTGGTCGGCGGCGTCGTCGGCCTCTGCGTCGGGCTTgggccaccggcggcggagcaggttCTTGAAGTGGACCGAGGCAGCGAGGCGGGCCTGGAGGTCGTTCCGCGGGGAGGCGGAGAGGCcgaggagcgcgagcgcgaagcccggggaggcggcggcggaggagatgctctgctcggcggcgcggcgcgcggcggcgtcgggggagAGCGACTGCGCGAACCAGCCCGCGAGGGCGTCGAGCATCTCCGGCGGCACCTCcattccgcgccgccgctgctcggcgATCTGGGTGGGATTGGGAGATCGGTGGTGGCCTGGTGGGGAGGTAGGGTTTTTGAAATCCTCCCTTGCGTTTGCGTCTGCTTTGCGACTCGCAAAGGAACGGGGAGGGGGCcggaaggggagggggagacAGGTAGAGAGAAATGGGGGAGACGTGgggagaaaaagggaaaaaggagagcgGGTGGTTTGGGCCATCGTATTGGGCCTGCTGTTCTCCGGCCCATAGAGAAAGTCCAAGAAAGTATAGTACTAGAAGAAATTCAAAGCCCGGCCCATTACTCTGTTGGCGTTTCTCACGGCCCATCACTGAGGCATCAGCAGCTTCGCACACGCACGCACCACCAGAGCCGCCGTTCTCTCTTGGCGGTGTCTCTCTCCGGCGAGCTGGGAGCAGCGGCTCGTCCCTCACCGCGCGAGGAGCTGGCACCTGGCGTGGCGGGGGGCAGGAGAAGACAGAGGATGAGGGCCGTGGTGCAGCGCGTCCTCTCGGCCAGCGTCGAGGTGAGCGCCCTCCTCAACTCACTCTGCACGGTCGTAATTTGCTCGGAATCTTGGTGGGCACGAGCCTTGAATGCTCCTTCTGGGCGGTCGCAGGTGGAGGGGCGAGTAGTGTCGGCGATCGGCCCTGGACTCCTCGTACTCGTCGGCGTCCACGAGGCGGACACCGACTCCGACGCCGACTACATGTATAGACTCCTATTCATCAATCCCCCTCACTTCCTCCAATTAGTGGCTTATTACTGGCTACTGCCAGCCATTGTCTCAATCATTGTCTGTTTAGACTTTACCCATTCTAATCTTTGGAAGCTCACCAGAATCTGTAGTGGAAATTTGTTGATCCAGAGATCAGTTAGCTGTGTTGGTTCACTGATCAGTTATTTGAGCTGGTGGAGTGATTGAATGGTGATTCTTTATAGATGAATTGTGATACTAGTCACTTGTACAACTAAGGTCACTTGTTGTGTGGATGCTCATTATATGAAGTACCAAAGGCAATCTGTGGCAGCTGACTAGGTTGCACTAATATTTGTTTCTTGCTCATTCATTTATCAAAGGTCTTCTACTCACAATTTTTCTGATTTGTTACCAACTTACCATCTTTTGATGAAATTTGTTTATGCCGAAATGTTCAGTTAAAATGGCTTGCTATTATAGCGTTGGTTGCATTCTGATACCGTGTCTTATTTAGTTGCCGGAAGGTCCTGAACATGAGGCTATTTCCTAATGAGAAGACTGGGAAAGCATGGGATCAAAGTGTAAGCCCTAGATCCATCTTGGGACCAATAGAATAATCTTGGCCTACTTGAAAATGTTGATTGTCTTCTGTACTTCATATGAGCTTTGAAGATAAACTTTTTCCTTCCTGCAGGTTATGCAGCGTAGCTTTGAAGTCCTATTAGGTAATGTAATGTGACCTTTTACCCTCAAGTGAACATATTAATAACCTCCAGTAGGCCTGTTATTAACTACTCCGTTTCTACTGATATCTTATTCAGTCAGTCAGTTTACATTATATGGCATCCTGAAGGGTAACAAGCCAGATTTTCATGTGGCTATGCCACCTGCAAAAGCAAAACCATTCTATGCTTCTCTAgtcgaaaaatttcagaggTCATACTCGTCCGATTCAGTGAAAGGTAAGACATATTCATTTGCCATCCTGAACTCCTGATTATCAaataaatgttttttttgttaaaaaggATATGCCTATGTTGGGATTTGCCTTTTGTAGCTGATGAATTGTAACTTTCCCGTGCTTCTCATGGTCCTGAATATTCCTTTATGAGGGCCGCGTATTTCATGCCTGTTATGCTATGCTAATAACTTAGTATTTTCTTTAGTGATGTTTTCTAGTTGTTATGCTAAGTTTTTTACTTTGCTGATATATGGCCATGAGTATGTCTATGTATCAGGCATCGTGCCTGTAGAGTTGTAGTGCATGATCTTCTTGCCGTTGATTTTGTTCCTGCTGTTATTTCTTTTGTAATTTGCTCCATGTACATTTGAAAGATTTCTTCTGTATCATGTGCATGAATCTAATGTTGTTCCTACTTTGACTATTTTTTGGCAGATGGCATTTTTGGAGCAATGATGAAGGTGTGTCTGAGTGAAAAATATGTTGTTTTGTCTTTGCATGTTGTATGGTCTTTTCAGAATAAGAGTTACTTTGAAAGTCTTCCAGGTTTCTTTGGTAAATGATGGCCCAGTGACAATGCAAGTCGACTCACCCTCACTGCAAGGCGCTGCTCAGTCAAGGTGATTTTCCTCAAATTATCGAACTAATTTTGCTATTTGTTGTATTTTATACATGCTGACTGCAAAAGCACGCCTATACCTGGCTGATTTATATGTCTTTATGCATTTGAATAGCAACGGTGATGATGGTTTGCTTAGAGATGGTGAGGCAAGAGTACCTAAAGAGACATGCTAAATTCTATGACTTGGTCTCCTGAGTCCTGCCGGCCTACACGTGATGGAGCCCTGGTCAATGTTCTCCATTACAGAATCTTGAGTTTGGGGTTGGAGCGGCGCTGTGCTTCTATCTGACTTGTTGATCCCTGAGGAAATATCAGTCTTGATTTTTGTTACAAGTTGACATGGATCTTGTTGTTTGCTCACAAATTCATGTAAACCGTCTTAGATATTTGTCATTGGCAGTCACTGCAAACATTGTATTTGTGCAAAACTGCAAATGAGAGGAACAGGCAGTCCAGACTAATTGCTTGTTATCCTGTTCATTTTCTTGTGTGGGATGCTAGACCTCATTATATGATAGCATTAATATGAGAGAATTGTATGAATGGACAGACTGAAAATGCATATGGTCACATGAGCTTGTCTGTAATTTCTGGGATTATACAACTGGATTAACAATCGCCGTACATCATGATAACCGGCGGCTTAAATCAATCAATATACATAACTGGGTTCTTCTACTTGGAATTGTCCGTGTCCTGCTCGAGCAGAATATGGGTAACCATAAGGCAAAATTAAAATGAGGCCCATgtcttatttttttgaattcaaaatcaaTTCTTGGTACCCTCTTTTGTGCCCAGTGGCTAGCAGCAGCGTCACCTGCAGTTGCAAAGAAAGTGCGGAGAAGCCAGTGTATATCCAGCATGCAAAGCCTCGGCACTTGAACGCATGGAGGAATACAAGAGCATCCTCACCTGGCGTTGCTCTTGATGTCCCTAGGAGGATCGGCTTGGCATCCTCTCATGGCGACGGTGGCGCATCCGGTGCCGACTTCCTGCCGTTGGCCGTCGCCGGAAAAACCGGCACGCCGCGGTAGCCGCCCAACATGGTCTGCGCTGCCGGAGCTGCGGGGGCATGAGTCGGCGGTCGCACGGCCACCACGAGTCCATTACCGCCGGCGCTGCCGTTGTAGCAGCCTCCGGCCATGTTGCTGTTGGCAGTGGGAGCGGCGGTGGCCCTGGACCAGAGcaacagctgctgctgctcggccAGCTGCCTCCGCAGCGCGGCGTTCTCGGCGCGCAGCACGGCGTTGTCGCGGCGCAGGCAGGACACCTCGCGGTAGCACCCCTCCGAGGGGTCGCGCTCCCGCCAGCGCGCCTCCCAGGTGAGCGtctcggcggcgcgccggcgggcggcctcGGTGGCGTTGGCCTTGATGAGCTTAGTGAGGTTGGCCACCCCGAAGACGAGGTGCAGCGCCCGGAAGTCGTTCATCCTGTGCGCCGGGAAGTAGGCGGCCAGCTCGCAGTTGGGCTCGCACTTGCGCCGCTGGTGCTTGCACAccgcgcacgcgccgccgctgctgccggtcATGCCCGTCGTCCGTCCCCACTGTAgatggaggggagggagggggagagagatgCATGCGTATACATGTACATGCATATATGGAACATCAAGGGCCAAGGGCATATACATGTACGAATGCAAGAAAGTAAGGTGAGAGGAGGGTCACAGGCTTTATTTCTAGGTTGCTCACAGCAAGAGTTCGCAGAACAAATAGCTAGCTTAAGCCTGCTTGGCTGCTACTGCTAGGGAGACATGGAAACTTCAAATGCATtgtacaaaaaaaattacaaatgaGCACACGGGCCACTGGAGCAGCGCAATATGTATGGTCAGCTATAGCAGAACCATACATAACTCACAGATGTATCCTTGAACAAAGaaaatagatatatatatatctataatCAGCTATGGCTGAAACATTTTACCTGTGAGGGTCTCAACTTTATGAGTTAGGGGGGACAATGTAAGACTACATTCATCTTTAATATCTCGTTCTGTAGTTACCACCCACAGGTAATCTATGCTGCACTCTAGTTGCTTCTTTCTTACACACTATTATTTCTGGGTGTCCATGGATCAGCAACTACAAATTATGATCCAATATAAACACCAAAGAATGGGCATGCAAACACAACTGTCAATAAAGAATTGGGAAATCAATCAGCAATTTCGAGGTGTTTCAGGGCACCACTTAGCAACATGGAATCCTACTTTACCGCACCAAAGTTGAAATGCATAATCACGCCGCAGGTGTCGCTGTCTTTCCGCCTTCTGCCACATGGACCCCTTTGAAGTTAAGGATTCCTGTTAGGCCTCGTCCTTTAGCAAGCTGCTCGATTTCATTGAGCTTCAATTTAAGATTCTCCAATTCTTTTGCTaaactctcttctctttgtttcaATTCCTTGgcgtcaacaaaaataattgttAAGCTAAGTTACCACTTGTACAGTTGAAAGCAAAagtaacaaaaaaaacatctttgGACCTGTGCATGTGTCAATTTTCCATgagtgttagagtatatttagtagtttagatattgtatccggactgccatacatatccggtggggttgccttgtacccaagtcttgtactcttatatataccagCCGAGGCCTCAAGCTAATACAATCCATCAATTATACCAATTCTATccttcctacatggtatcacgagattaGGGTTTGAGATCCTAGGCTATCTTCCGCAGCCCTAACCCTATCGGTCGGCGCCCCTCCTGcctcctgcgcgccgccggccgtccccCACGGCTCCCATCCAGGGCGCCCCCTCGACGGCCTCCTAACACGCCCCCGGGGAGGTCTCCCATgacctccgccgggggcagcgccctccatCCCTCCATCGCGGCGGATCGAGTTaatccgccgccgtcctcccgtCTAGCAGCAGCAGATCGTGACgtacctcgccaccgccgccatgaaAGCTGTCGTCGACGACCCCGATCTgcgctgccgtggtggcagccGCAGTCTCCTCCGACGTCTGTGCCCTACCCCGTGGTGCCGTGGTGGCAGCAGGGGCCCCGACACAGCGCGtcgacctcgtcgccggcggcatgcATGACGGCGCCGCCCCTTCACCGCGTGGGCTCCAGCCGCCTTTCCCCGCGCGGGCTCTAGCCGCCGCAAGGGAGGGAGCCGCCCGTCTTCAACCGCCCCTCCGCGGCCCCTCCCGGCGGGGAACCGCCCGGCGCAggacctccagcgccgccgcagggaGCCGGCCGCCCGCCTCCCTCATCGCCGTCCGCCGTCCCTCTCTCACACTCTGTTTCTTCTGCTTCAGATGCAGTCATTGACCGTGAcgggagagaaagaaaaagaggagaTTGAGAGGATTGCGCTACGCGAACCCAGAGGTGCTACACGAGCTGCTGCTGATTTGTTTTTTTAGTAATTCCTCTGTTTTTTACTCGAGCACTGCTCGAGATTGAGTCGCCCACCGCCCATCGACCGCACGCCTCTACTTCGACATCAGCATCGgcttcaccggcctcttcttcgtcttcgacTGTGCGGCATAGAGACATGGACGGTGCCCTAGGGGACGCCCATCTGTGCCGCCCACCTCGTCGCCTCGTCCGCACGTCGAtcttcgccggctcgtcgtcgcctccaCCGATCGGGACGCCTCCACCGACTTCGCCCATCGTCGTCTCGCCTCGCACATACTCGGTCTGATCAGCCGACGTGCGCGATCCACCTGGCTCCCGTGACGTCCATCATCGTATTGCGCGGCTCTTCCCCGAGTATGGAGGGTGGTTGCTGCTTCGCCTCTTCGGGCAGCAGCGGTACCGTCCGTGGTGTTCCTCGTCGTTGCATCTTCACCACCGCCGACTACGTCCTCGACTTCGTCCACGCCGGCCACTTCGACCGCATCTTCGACATCGTCTACGACTACGTCAGTGCGCGCCTTGCGCGCACATGGTCTTCACCGAGCTGTTCGAGTTCTTCGTCGCCTTCTTCGAGCTCCGCTGCCGCGTCCTCCGGTTCATCAGGCCTTGCGCCAGATCATCCGGGGTTACCTCATCGCTTCGTCCAGCACCACCTCGTCGCCATCGTCGCCGTCCACTTCTACCCcttcgtctactccagcaactGCGGGCTGCATCggcatcttcttcctcgctgttcttctgcgcctgcgaccgtcgtggaggccttctctgctggtcccTCAGACAACGGCGTCTTGGTGGTGCACTCTCCCTCGCACGTCCGGTCTTGGCAACACCGGTGCGTGCCATCGCCCCCGATGCATTCACGAGTCTGGCAAACCCGGGGATGTGTCgctcgatggcgtgtctgcgtcgactGCGGCATCGACTCTCTCTTCGACTGCCTCGACGCGTCGCCGTCTTCATCTCCGGCGTCGTCTCCGTTACGCCTCCACCATGGCGCTTCCTCGTGCGCCCGCGGATTCCTGTGCGGCTCCTTACCATTGGCAACCTCGACAGCTCACCATCGACCACGGCTACCCTACGCACGACTTCCTCGACCACGGCTACTTGCTCCAGTTCGGCTTCTtcgacatcggcacaaagggctaccatCCGCATGAGTTTCTCGCCGGTTCTCTCCAGTCGCAGCATCCGCATTGCGCCGACGCTACAACTGCGGGGGGTGTCAGTCCGTCGGTTCCTACCTTCGGCTTCTCCTCCAGTCTCACCGTCTGCAgtgctcccgctgtgactgcggggggatgttagagtatatttggtagtttagaTATTGTATCCGGACTGCCATACATATCCGGTGGGGTTGCATTGCacccaagtcttgtactcttatatataccggtCGAGGCCTCAAGCTAATACAATCCATCAATTATACCAATTCTATCCTTCCTACAATGAGCATATGACAGGCCTATTCAATTTTGCAGGCCCTGAATCACACGAAACAATTTTCCGACCTCATAATTCAACTAGGAGTGatgcattcaaaaaaaattcagttgATGTCTTGCTGTTGGAAATGCCATCAATAGCCAATTTTAGCCAGCGATTAGTAATCCCCATTTTTTGGTTGATCCCTGGGCCAACTCCCTTGCTTCCCAGGCGAAGTCGTAAAAGTAGTGATGACATACTTTTTGACTTCTCTCATAAGGACAGCTTCTAATATGTTGTTGCATAAACCCTATAGGCTATAACTCATTACTAATTTTCCTGAACATGCATTTTTTTAGTCATAAATCATTCCTCTGAAAAAGGCATAAATCCATAATAAATGTTCATAGTAACGAAGCATGTGCAGCCCATCATATGATATATTAGAATAGATCATGACCAATAATTCCTGCCAGGCAAACTACACTCAGGATGTCAATTACTTCCTTATGTAATATGCTCATTATGACACTGCAGATATCCTAATATCTCTGTGTGTTTTCACTTTGTAAATTTTCTGAAAACAAACTACAATTAATGTGTTCAAACTCTAAAACAATGCAAATGGCATTGAGTGAAAGACACTACCTCAAGTTCCTGTTTACGAGCTTCCTCCTTCCTAGCCTCTGACCTTGCACTTCTTTGAACCTCAAAAATTAAAGCAGCAACGGCTACCTATTATCAGTATAACAAAAAGATAGTGTATCATTAGCTGAGCGTTTAATATGTCCATGTGGGTAAATGCAGATGTAATAGCACATATGATTTATTACTGGTTTCGAGAAGTACCGAAAAGATAAAGGCTTCTCCAATGAGATCTGTAGCAGCTTGTACTGCTTTCTGCTCATTTAAAGGTCTGATCTCCATATCTGTTGTATGCCCATAAATGCGCCTTTGAATCTTTGTGGTGATACGATGGTGTATCTGTAATAATGTTTATAGTGATTACCATCAATATGCATGAACAATGTcagtaccccaggactggggtaccccctcttgctgcgtctaggcaagagccttatagttatccttaactacgtccagcagccgATCCcttgcggtccggagccctgctcaTCCAacagcggtcccggacccgtcccctggtTGGGAATGGttcgggagcaccacgtgtcccgggaaaAGCTGGCGGTCAGCCCGAACGGCTGGAagctccggacctcctcccGAAGAGGACCGGATCCCCAgggaatcccggaccccccatggggtccgggacccccctTTATAGTAACCGAACCCCTCTCCAAGGAAAGGAATCGTCACCCCGCCtaggggtggtccggggccaccACGTGTCAACAGGCCCAGACACGTATATAAAGCCGCTTGGTCTCCTTATTAAGGCTCACCTACAGCGGCATTCATTACGACAGGAGGATGTCCGCATtaatgtagcagaagccgaggcgatactttgaccaggggacactattgatcgcgtattaccaagatagtggagctgctggcgccgcccacgccgcgcctgccagtctgccataacagatggatatgacggctcggcttcacccattatgacgcctacataatagcctccacaggccacgccgcaagctacgctcccccaacggacaccttggtgacgggacaagagaagaccactgtagcgctagcagggcgtgggagcgtatcggaggaaagattcgtaaccactgtacccatttaaatactctgcgtagtatgctgcgcagtcacgttgggcccacttgtcggggccccaacgtcctatgtatccgcccccttggtctataaaagggggcgcccgctagaaggaaaggtcaggctgggtgagagccaagccccggcagaggatagactcatacacaacagaggtcaaaacttctcccagtggacgtagggtattacgctccggcggcccgaaccactctagatcgtgtgttcttgtgtgctcatctcagagctagatcaacccaatcgcctagtacctccccgagcactccctctctgggaataggcgggtgcgttccgccacccggctgtgggtacccaaGAAATCCCACGACAAACAATCACAAGAGAAGTAAGGATATGACAACAAATACAAATGCATTCAATAGCCTAGAATGCTCCCCTTttgctctctctttttttttcccctcaAAAAGCAGGCAGTATCAAGTTTGATAGCTAACCAAATACATATATGATCCTAAAGCAGTCATGTCATCAAGGTTCACTAGCTCATCATTTTTATCCAAAGAACGATTGTATTGCATCCTGCCTATTCCAGCCTTGGTAGGCTTGAAACCTATCCTAAATCAAGTTCCACTAATTTGGGAGGCAGAACGCTGATCAATTACTAAACAGAGGAAGCTCTTGACAAATTAGACAAGTGTGAGTGCATGATCAGCGCACATATACAATTTATTCCTAAATCCCTTCGACTCTTCAAATGACAATCTCATTTCGAATGAGATTGTACAATTTATCATACATTACCGCGAACTGCAAGTGCCGCTCTAATCGAACGGATCCCCTTGCTAATTAAGAAGCAGTTTGGCGCAGGGGATGTGCCATTTGACCTAGAATACAATCACCCCGAACGGAGGCGACAGAGGCAATCTTAGCTTACCTGAGCGATGGCGATGATGAAGTTGCGGAACTTGGAATGGACGGCGGCCTGGCTCTTGAGGCGGCTGGCGATGGGCTTGGA from Panicum virgatum strain AP13 chromosome 9K, P.virgatum_v5, whole genome shotgun sequence encodes:
- the LOC120649980 gene encoding D-aminoacyl-tRNA deacylase-like; the encoded protein is MRAVVQRVLSASVEVEGRVVSAIGPGLLVLVGVHEADTDSDADYICRKVLNMRLFPNEKTGKAWDQSVMQRSFEVLLVSQFTLYGILKGNKPDFHVAMPPAKAKPFYASLVEKFQRSYSSDSVKDGIFGAMMKVSLVNDGPVTMQVDSPSLQGAAQSSNGDDGLLRDGEARVPKETC
- the LOC120649979 gene encoding optic atrophy 3 protein homolog isoform X2, with the translated sequence MALPVAKLGTLALRTLSKPIASRLKSQAAVHSKFRNFIIAIAQIHHRITTKIQRRIYGHTTDMEIRPLNEQKAVQAATDLIGEAFIFSVAVAALIFEVQRSARSEARKEEARKQELEELKQREESLAKELENLKLKLNEIEQLAKGRGLTGILNFKGVHVAEGGKTATPAA
- the LOC120649978 gene encoding exportin-2-like produces the protein MEVPPEMLDALAGWFAQSLSPDAAARRAAEQSISSAAASPGFALALLGLSASPRNDLQARLAASVHFKNLLRRRWPKPDAEADDAADHLPASDCAIIKANLLQLLLTAPPLIQAQLSEALAAAAESDFPARWESLLPSIVSSLGTAVNAGDVAATNSLLAAAASLFSRFRNAFDTNALRLDLKYCLEIFAAPLLEVFLFASRRLQAASTTVNPLELRPVFECLRLCCEIFYSLNSVDLPEFFEDNMRQWMTEFRAFLTTSYPPPVEADGAPDALRAAVCDNLQLYMEKYEEEFRGYLKEFVEAVWGLLTAQTASPSRAQLAVTAIRFLTTVAESVHHALFGSPEAMKQICDSVVVPNLRLRDEDEELFEGNWVEYVRRDSEGSDADTLRRAACRLLRGLAANYQDHVAALVSAQVQQMLAAYAADRANNWKEKDAAIYLVIALMQKPGATGGGTPVVDMESFFTSVIVPELQAPDWQSEPMLKATVLRFLKEFRDQIPKATALALLPSVVRFLTHESNVVHSYAAIFIENLLIIKDVVPVPGVSTVTRSPRYVATDINPFAPQIIQNLSTALSLPDSYENPYLMKCLMRVLGIASIAGQIVHEITTRLVGILMEVCNNPKNPDFNHYLFEALAAVIGRTGEQDPTLLPAFEASLFPVLQRILVEDISEFWPYAFQIFAQLVNLSRPPLSQNYMQLFGVLLSNATWDRPPCVPALVRLLRAFLRKIPNELNQEGRLPNILAISRSLLSRSSTEDSAFYMLNTLVENVGLDIMSPYISEIWSALFTRLQTRQAVKFVNSLVVFMSLVLVKYGSGVLVSSIDAIQPNLFTQILPRFWIPNLKLIKGTLEVKLTAVASTKLLCESAVLLDAAAAQLWGKLLDSIVTLLSRTNQDGAQQEQNDGADAVDIQKTSGYSVSFVRLQYTGKSEDDLLKEVNDPKQFLVTSLATLSAQSPGRFGPVIEQHVDPANKSVLLQLCAAYNANIV
- the LOC120649979 gene encoding uncharacterized protein LOC120649979 isoform X1, whose amino-acid sequence is MALPVAKLGTLALRTLSKPIASRLKSQAAVHSKFRNFIIAIAQIHHRITTKIQRRIYGHTTDMEIRPLNEQKAVQAATDLIGEAFIFSVAVAALIFEVQRSARSEARKEEARKQELEWGRTTGMTGSSGGACAVCKHQRRKCEPNCELAAYFPAHRMNDFRALHLVFGVANLTKLIKANATEAARRRAAETLTWEARWRERDPSEGCYREVSCLRRDNAVLRAENAALRRQLAEQQQLLLWSRATAAPTANSNMAGGCYNGSAGGNGLVVAVRPPTHAPAAPAAQTMLGGYRGVPVFPATANGRKSAPDAPPSP